A genomic segment from Curtobacterium sp. MCSS17_007 encodes:
- the gyrB gene encoding DNA topoisomerase (ATP-hydrolyzing) subunit B codes for MTSESDDDRTIPQDETEQAPRTEPSYGADQIQVLEGLEAVRKRPGMYIGSTGPRGLHHLVQEIVDNSVDEALAGYCDTIDVSIREDGGVRVVDNGRGIPVDIHAAEGVSTLQVVLTVLHAGGKFGGGGYAVSGGLHGVGSSVVNALSSELDVEVRRQGHVWRQSYTDGVPVAPVSKDEETDETGTTITFWPNADIFETVEFDYETLRTRFQQMAFLNKGLRISLTDERTPDEGEESRKDSFRYERGLPDYVEYLNAQKKVDLVHPDVIAIEAEDTERKIALEIAMQWNTSYQESVHTFANTINTHEGGTHEEGFRAALTSLVNRYARETKIIKEKDDNLTGDDIREGLTAVISVKLGEPQFEGQTKTKLGNTEAKSFVQRVVGTELTHWFESNPAQARDVVRKAIQASQARLAARKARETTRRKGLLESGGMPGKLKDCQSKDPTLSEIFMVEGDSAGGSAVQGRNPMTQAILPLRGKILNVEKARLDRALANQEIQSMITAFGAGIGEDFDPDKARYHKIVLMADADVDGQHITTLLLTLLFRYMRPLIERGYVYLAQPPLYRLKWSNAPHEYVFSDRERDALMQAGIAAGKRIPKDNGIQRYKGLGEMDYKELWDTTMNPDTRTLLQVTLEDAAAVDSVFATLMGEDVESRRQFIQQNAKDVRFLDI; via the coding sequence ATGACATCAGAATCTGACGACGACCGGACGATCCCGCAGGACGAGACCGAGCAGGCTCCACGGACGGAACCATCGTACGGTGCAGACCAGATTCAGGTGCTGGAGGGGCTCGAGGCGGTCCGCAAGCGCCCGGGCATGTACATCGGTTCGACGGGTCCCCGCGGTCTCCACCACCTGGTGCAGGAGATCGTCGACAACTCCGTCGACGAAGCCCTCGCCGGCTACTGCGACACGATCGACGTGTCGATCCGCGAGGACGGTGGCGTCCGCGTCGTCGACAACGGTCGTGGCATCCCGGTCGACATCCACGCGGCCGAGGGCGTCTCGACGCTCCAGGTCGTCCTCACCGTCCTGCACGCTGGCGGCAAGTTCGGCGGTGGCGGGTACGCGGTGTCCGGCGGTCTGCACGGTGTCGGCTCCTCCGTGGTGAACGCCCTGAGCTCCGAGCTCGACGTCGAGGTCCGTCGCCAGGGTCACGTCTGGCGTCAGAGCTACACCGACGGCGTCCCGGTCGCCCCCGTCTCGAAGGACGAGGAGACCGACGAGACCGGCACGACGATCACGTTCTGGCCGAACGCCGACATCTTCGAGACCGTCGAGTTCGACTACGAGACGCTCCGCACGCGCTTCCAGCAGATGGCCTTCCTCAACAAGGGCCTCCGCATCAGCCTGACCGACGAGCGCACCCCGGACGAGGGCGAGGAGTCGCGGAAGGACTCCTTCCGCTACGAGCGCGGGCTGCCCGACTACGTCGAGTACCTCAACGCGCAGAAGAAGGTGGACCTGGTCCACCCCGACGTCATCGCGATCGAGGCCGAGGACACCGAGCGCAAGATCGCGCTCGAGATCGCCATGCAGTGGAACACCTCGTACCAGGAGAGCGTCCACACCTTCGCGAACACGATCAACACGCACGAGGGCGGCACCCACGAGGAGGGCTTCCGCGCAGCCCTGACGAGCCTGGTGAACCGGTACGCCCGCGAGACCAAGATCATCAAGGAGAAGGACGACAACCTCACGGGTGACGACATCCGCGAAGGGTTGACGGCCGTCATCTCCGTGAAGCTCGGCGAGCCGCAGTTCGAGGGCCAGACGAAGACGAAGCTCGGCAACACCGAGGCGAAGTCCTTCGTGCAGCGCGTCGTCGGCACCGAGCTCACCCACTGGTTCGAGAGCAACCCGGCGCAGGCGCGCGACGTCGTGCGCAAGGCGATCCAGGCGTCGCAGGCCCGGCTCGCCGCCCGCAAGGCCCGTGAGACCACGCGCCGCAAGGGCCTGCTCGAGTCGGGCGGGATGCCCGGCAAGCTGAAGGACTGCCAGTCGAAGGACCCGACACTGTCGGAGATCTTCATGGTCGAGGGCGACTCCGCCGGCGGTTCCGCCGTGCAGGGGCGCAACCCGATGACGCAGGCGATCCTGCCGCTGCGCGGCAAGATCCTCAACGTCGAGAAGGCCCGTCTGGACCGCGCGCTCGCCAACCAGGAGATCCAGTCGATGATCACGGCGTTCGGTGCCGGCATCGGCGAGGACTTCGACCCGGACAAGGCGCGCTACCACAAGATCGTGCTCATGGCCGATGCGGACGTCGACGGCCAGCACATCACGACGCTGCTGCTCACGCTGCTGTTCCGCTACATGCGTCCGCTCATCGAGCGCGGCTACGTGTACCTCGCGCAGCCGCCGCTGTACCGCCTGAAGTGGTCGAACGCGCCGCACGAGTACGTGTTCAGCGACCGGGAGCGCGACGCCCTGATGCAGGCGGGCATCGCCGCCGGCAAGCGCATCCCGAAGGACAACGGGATCCAGCGCTACAAGGGTCTGGGCGAGATGGACTACAAGGAGCTCTGGGACACCACGATGAACCCGGACACCCGCACGCTCCTGCAGGTCACGCTCGAGGACGCCGCAGCGGTCGACAGCGTCTTCGCGACGCTGATGGGCGAGGACGTCGAGTCGCGTCGCCAGTTCATCCAGCAGAACGCCAAGGACGTCCGCTTCCTCGACATCTAG
- the recF gene encoding DNA replication/repair protein RecF, whose product MHVDHLQLTDFRNYREADVDLARGPNLFVGRNGQGKTNLVEAIGYLSTLGSHRVPTDAALVRQGCDAAIVRARLAHEDRSILAEVQINRTGSNRAQVNRAAIKPRELPRYCTSVLFAPEDLALVRGEPSGRRRMLDELLGQIAPRMQGVLADYDRTLKQRNTLLKSARASGARSGSLATLDVWDDRLVAFGAEIIAARDHLTRRLAPFVTDAYATVAGARHEATISGVLSVRGGDPEDAAATDPVLGTPDEPVSVAAAADAFRNALARRRRDELDRGLTLVGPHRDDVLFQLNGLPARGYASHGESWSFALAIKLSSAAVLRSESTLGDPIIILDDVFAELDESRRERLAAAVADYEQVLITAAVFGDVPAQLAAHTVRIEAGTIVTDEAGTIAADAARASGTEAAS is encoded by the coding sequence GTGCACGTCGACCACCTGCAACTCACCGACTTCCGGAACTACCGGGAGGCGGACGTCGACCTGGCACGCGGGCCGAACCTGTTCGTCGGCCGGAACGGCCAGGGCAAGACCAACCTGGTCGAGGCCATCGGCTACCTGTCGACCCTCGGCTCGCACCGGGTGCCGACCGACGCGGCCCTCGTGCGACAGGGGTGCGACGCGGCGATCGTCCGTGCACGCCTGGCGCACGAGGACCGCAGCATCCTGGCCGAGGTGCAGATCAACCGCACCGGCTCGAACCGCGCCCAGGTCAACCGGGCCGCGATCAAGCCACGCGAGCTCCCGCGGTACTGCACGAGCGTCCTGTTCGCCCCGGAGGACCTCGCGCTCGTCCGCGGCGAACCGTCCGGTCGCCGACGCATGCTCGACGAGCTGCTCGGGCAGATCGCGCCGCGGATGCAGGGTGTCCTCGCCGACTACGACCGGACGCTCAAGCAGCGGAACACGCTGCTGAAGTCGGCCCGCGCCTCCGGTGCCCGATCGGGGTCCCTCGCGACGCTCGATGTCTGGGACGACCGTCTCGTCGCGTTCGGTGCCGAGATCATCGCGGCGCGCGACCACCTCACCCGACGGCTCGCGCCGTTCGTGACGGACGCGTACGCGACCGTCGCAGGTGCCCGCCACGAGGCCACGATCTCGGGGGTCCTCAGCGTCCGCGGCGGCGACCCCGAGGACGCCGCAGCGACCGACCCCGTGCTCGGGACACCGGACGAGCCGGTGTCCGTCGCCGCTGCGGCCGACGCCTTCCGGAACGCACTGGCGCGTCGTCGTCGGGACGAGCTCGACCGGGGGCTCACGCTCGTCGGGCCCCACCGGGACGACGTCCTCTTCCAGCTGAACGGGTTACCTGCCCGCGGTTACGCCAGTCACGGTGAGTCCTGGTCCTTCGCGCTGGCGATCAAGCTGTCCAGCGCGGCCGTGCTCCGCTCGGAGTCGACGCTCGGCGACCCGATCATCATCCTCGACGACGTGTTCGCCGAGCTCGACGAGTCCCGGCGTGAACGACTCGCAGCGGCGGTGGCGGACTACGAGCAGGTGCTCATCACGGCCGCGGTGTTCGGCGACGTGCCGGCGCAGCTCGCCGCGCACACGGTGCGGATCGAGGCGGGCACGATCGTGACCGACGAGGCGGGCACGATCGCAGCCGACGCGGCACGTGCCTCCGGTACGGAGGCCGCTTCCTGA
- a CDS encoding cell division protein CrgA — protein sequence MAKDKDRTKPARRTRADSVDTAGDQPNPVWFKPVMFGFMLVGLAWVIVFYISNTTLPVPSLGSWNILIGFGIMFIGFLMTTRWR from the coding sequence ATGGCCAAGGACAAGGACCGCACCAAGCCCGCCCGGAGGACCCGAGCCGACTCGGTCGACACGGCGGGTGACCAGCCCAACCCCGTGTGGTTCAAGCCGGTCATGTTCGGCTTCATGCTCGTCGGCCTCGCGTGGGTCATCGTCTTCTACATCTCGAACACGACGCTGCCCGTGCCGTCGCTCGGGTCGTGGAACATCCTGATCGGTTTCGGCATCATGTTCATCGGCTTCCTCATGACGACCCGGTGGCGCTGA
- the gnd gene encoding phosphogluconate dehydrogenase (NAD(+)-dependent, decarboxylating) has protein sequence MHIGLVGLGRMGNNMRARLRNAGIEVTGYDANPAVSDVADLGALAAALPEGKKLVWVMVPHGKITDDVITDLAEVLGEGDLVIDGGNSKWLDDTVHAEQLGAKGIRYMDAGVSGGVWGKDNGYGLMVGGAPEDVEFAMPVFDALRPEGPREEGFSHAGPVGAGHYAKMVHNGIEYAIMQAYGEGYELLEAKDIIKDVPAVFAGWQRGTVVRSWLLDLMVLALNEDPKLDAIEGYVEDSGEGRWTVEEAIEHAVPMPTISASIFARFVSRQGSASPTMKAVAALRNQFGGHAVKKA, from the coding sequence ATGCACATCGGTCTTGTCGGCCTCGGTCGCATGGGCAACAACATGCGTGCCCGTCTCCGCAACGCAGGCATCGAGGTCACCGGCTACGACGCCAACCCCGCCGTCTCGGACGTCGCCGACCTCGGCGCACTCGCCGCGGCCCTGCCCGAGGGCAAGAAGCTCGTGTGGGTCATGGTCCCGCACGGCAAGATCACCGACGACGTCATCACCGACCTCGCCGAGGTCCTGGGCGAGGGCGACCTCGTCATCGACGGCGGCAACTCGAAGTGGCTGGACGACACCGTCCACGCCGAGCAGCTCGGCGCCAAGGGCATCCGCTACATGGACGCCGGTGTGTCCGGTGGTGTCTGGGGCAAGGACAACGGCTACGGCCTCATGGTCGGCGGCGCCCCCGAGGACGTCGAGTTCGCGATGCCGGTCTTCGACGCGCTCCGCCCCGAGGGCCCCCGCGAGGAGGGCTTCTCGCACGCCGGCCCCGTCGGCGCCGGCCACTACGCCAAGATGGTCCACAACGGCATCGAGTACGCGATCATGCAGGCGTACGGCGAGGGCTACGAGCTCCTCGAGGCCAAGGACATCATCAAGGACGTCCCGGCGGTCTTCGCCGGTTGGCAGCGCGGCACCGTCGTGCGTTCCTGGCTGCTCGACCTCATGGTCCTCGCGTTGAACGAGGACCCGAAGCTCGACGCCATCGAGGGCTACGTCGAGGACTCCGGCGAGGGTCGCTGGACGGTGGAAGAGGCCATCGAGCACGCCGTGCCGATGCCGACCATCTCCGCGTCGATCTTCGCGCGCTTCGTCTCGCGTCAGGGCAGCGCGTCCCCGACCATGAAGGCCGTCGCGGCGCTCCGCAACCAGTTCGGCGGCCACGCCGTCAAGAAGGCGTAG
- a CDS encoding rhomboid family intramembrane serine protease has product MREQRAQFQANRRASGAPSGLTVARRRFAMLDQKATTVIIAVSVVVWLLNLLSGGIVNQWLSYWTPLVGTQPWRLVTGLFVHSSIFHIGFNMLAVFIFGRILENLLGTWRFVALYFLAGLGGDLAVSLLTPGTPVVGASGAIFGLFAAFFVIQRSLGYNAVQLLVIMGLNLVVGFLPGTNISWQAHVGGIVLGFVTGFVFSKTRNVRQRGLQIGLLVAEAVLLVAGIGAAYISIGGYAIG; this is encoded by the coding sequence GTGCGCGAGCAGCGCGCGCAGTTCCAGGCGAACCGTCGCGCGTCCGGGGCGCCGAGCGGGCTGACCGTCGCCCGGCGACGCTTCGCGATGCTCGACCAGAAGGCGACGACGGTGATCATCGCCGTCTCGGTCGTCGTCTGGCTGCTGAACCTGCTGTCCGGTGGGATCGTCAACCAGTGGCTGAGTTACTGGACGCCCCTGGTGGGAACGCAGCCGTGGCGTCTCGTCACGGGGCTCTTCGTGCACTCGTCGATCTTCCACATCGGCTTCAACATGCTCGCGGTGTTCATCTTCGGGCGGATCCTCGAGAACCTGCTCGGGACGTGGCGCTTCGTGGCGCTGTACTTCCTCGCGGGGCTCGGCGGTGACCTCGCGGTCTCGCTGCTGACGCCGGGTACGCCGGTCGTCGGCGCCTCCGGCGCGATATTCGGTCTGTTCGCGGCGTTCTTCGTGATCCAGCGGAGCCTCGGCTACAACGCCGTCCAGCTGCTCGTCATCATGGGGCTCAACCTGGTCGTCGGGTTCCTGCCCGGGACGAACATCTCGTGGCAGGCCCACGTCGGTGGCATCGTCCTCGGGTTCGTCACCGGCTTCGTCTTCTCGAAGACCCGCAACGTCCGGCAGCGTGGTCTGCAGATCGGTCTGCTGGTGGCCGAGGCGGTCCTGCTCGTCGCCGGCATCGGCGCCGCGTACATCAGCATCGGTGGTTACGCGATCGGCTGA
- a CDS encoding gamma-glutamyl-gamma-aminobutyrate hydrolase family protein (Members of this family of hydrolases with an active site Cys residue belong to MEROPS family C26.), whose amino-acid sequence MTKILVVDNYDSFVYTLNGYVQQLGAETDVVRNDAFPEAEIAERIADYDGVLLSPGPGTPADAGISIPTVRAAIQAETPLLGVCLGHQAIAEALGATVTHAEELMHGKTSQVDHDDSVLFAGVPHPFTATRYHSLAIVDGTVPDELTVTARTGGGVIMGVEHKDHPVYGVQFHPESVLTEGGYRMVGNWLETTGLDGAAERAASLNPLIAAHRS is encoded by the coding sequence ATGACCAAGATCCTCGTCGTCGACAACTACGACAGCTTCGTCTACACCCTCAACGGCTACGTGCAGCAGCTCGGGGCGGAGACGGACGTCGTCCGCAACGATGCCTTCCCCGAGGCAGAGATCGCCGAGCGCATCGCCGATTACGACGGCGTGCTCCTCTCGCCCGGGCCCGGCACCCCGGCGGACGCCGGCATCTCGATCCCGACCGTCCGAGCGGCGATCCAGGCGGAGACGCCCCTGCTCGGGGTGTGCCTCGGGCACCAGGCCATCGCCGAGGCACTCGGAGCGACGGTGACGCATGCCGAGGAGCTCATGCACGGCAAGACGTCGCAGGTCGACCACGACGACAGCGTGCTCTTCGCCGGCGTGCCGCACCCCTTCACCGCGACGCGGTACCACTCGCTCGCGATCGTCGACGGCACCGTGCCCGACGAGCTCACCGTGACGGCGCGGACGGGCGGTGGCGTGATCATGGGTGTGGAGCACAAGGACCACCCGGTGTACGGCGTGCAGTTCCACCCCGAGTCGGTCCTGACCGAGGGCGGCTACCGGATGGTGGGCAACTGGCTCGAGACGACCGGTCTGGACGGCGCGGCGGAGCGTGCCGCCTCGCTCAACCCGCTCATCGCTGCGCACCGCTCCTGA
- a CDS encoding DUF3566 domain-containing protein, whose protein sequence is MSSVAEKLQKKAKRPTGTRQVRLRLVYLDFWSMVKLSFLIALAGSIVIVVATALVWVILNQTGVFTQIDALLKDVTGQNGYSIMDQFSLGQVLGFSVVVGILNVVVGTVLGAIVSVLYNLSVRITGGLLVGFTNN, encoded by the coding sequence ATGAGTAGTGTCGCCGAGAAGCTCCAGAAGAAGGCGAAACGTCCCACCGGTACCCGGCAGGTCCGCCTGCGTCTGGTGTACCTCGACTTCTGGTCGATGGTGAAGCTGAGCTTCCTCATCGCGCTGGCCGGGTCGATCGTGATCGTCGTGGCGACGGCGCTGGTGTGGGTCATCCTCAACCAGACCGGCGTCTTCACGCAGATCGACGCACTGCTCAAGGACGTCACCGGCCAGAACGGCTACTCGATCATGGACCAGTTCTCCCTCGGGCAGGTCCTCGGGTTCTCCGTCGTGGTGGGCATCCTCAACGTGGTCGTCGGCACCGTGCTCGGCGCGATCGTGAGTGTCCTCTACAACCTCAGTGTGCGGATCACGGGCGGTCTGCTCGTGGGCTTCACGAACAACTGA
- a CDS encoding DciA family protein — protein MPKPWKPSEPARVYRHLRAVFGDPSLRTVDARRRRSRELDADTVPYGKGREPRGLGDVVGSLAQELGWTEPLARSELFVDWPAVVGDELAKHSRPMTIDDGTLVIRCDSTAWATQLRLMRATITTTIAERHPGAGVQSIRVSGPDVPTWKRGPRTVQGRGPRDTYG, from the coding sequence ATGCCGAAGCCGTGGAAGCCCTCCGAACCGGCACGCGTCTACCGACACCTCCGGGCGGTCTTCGGCGACCCGTCGCTGCGCACCGTCGACGCCCGGCGCCGACGGTCCCGCGAGCTCGACGCCGACACCGTGCCCTACGGCAAGGGCCGAGAGCCCCGCGGGCTCGGGGACGTCGTCGGTTCGCTGGCGCAGGAGCTCGGCTGGACCGAGCCGCTCGCCCGCTCGGAGCTCTTCGTCGACTGGCCCGCGGTCGTCGGGGACGAGCTGGCGAAGCACTCGCGACCGATGACCATCGACGACGGCACGCTGGTCATCCGCTGCGACTCGACGGCATGGGCGACACAGCTCCGGCTGATGCGCGCGACGATCACGACGACCATCGCCGAGCGGCACCCGGGAGCGGGCGTGCAGTCGATCAGGGTTTCGGGCCCCGACGTCCCCACCTGGAAACGCGGCCCCAGGACCGTCCAGGGGCGCGGCCCCCGCGACACCTACGGTTGA
- the gyrA gene encoding DNA gyrase subunit A — translation MADDNENGADEQPEIVHGEVGDIVVSGDRISQVDLQLEMQRSYLDYAMSVIVGRALPEVRDGLKPVHRRVIYAMFDGGYRPDRAFSKCSRVVGDVMGQFHPHGDTAIYDTLVRLVQPWSLRYPLALGQGNFGSPGNDGAAAPRYTETKMAPLAMEMVRDIDEDTVDFQDNYDGRTQEPSILPARFPNLLVNGSVGIAVGMATNIPPHNLREVAEGAKWALEHPDATREELLAALMQRIKGPDFPTGAQILGTKGIQDAYRTGRGSITMRAVVNVEEIQGRTCLVVTELPYQVNPDNLAIRIAEGVKDGKLAGIADIRDETSGRTGQRLVIVLKRDAVAKVVLNNLYKHTQLQENFGANMLAIVDGVPRTLALDGFISAWVDHQIDVIVRRTRFRLREAEKRAHILRGYLAALDALDEVIALIRRSPDVEEARTGLMDLLSVDEIQARAILELQLRRLAALERQKIHDEAEELERKIADFQDILASETRQRTIIGDELTEIVDRFGDDRRTEVMLGYDGDMSIEDLIPEEEMVVTITRGGYVKRTRSDNYRSQHRGGRGVKGAQLRADDIVEHFFVTTTHHWLLFLTDQGRVYRAKAYELQEASRDAKGQHVANLLAMQPDEQIQQVLDIRDYEAAQYLVLATEQGLVKKTALTEYDTNRTGGIIAINLREGDKLRQALLVDETDDLLLVSKHGMSLRFTATNDTLRPMGRSTSGVKGMSFRGDDSLLAARVVSDDGYVWVMTEGGYAKRTSVDQYRVQGRGGLGIKVAKLAADRGDLVGALIVGEDDEVLVVLQSGKVVRSAVSEVPAKGRDTMGVVFARFAENDRIIAVARNSERNLDDQDDAEPEIEPAGPVETVSPDEAAPEPADPADTEPVEDEAGEDQSNNE, via the coding sequence ATGGCTGACGACAACGAGAACGGCGCCGACGAGCAGCCCGAGATCGTGCACGGCGAGGTAGGCGACATCGTGGTCTCCGGCGACCGCATCTCGCAGGTCGACCTGCAGCTCGAGATGCAGCGGTCGTACCTCGACTACGCGATGTCCGTCATCGTCGGACGCGCGCTGCCGGAGGTCCGCGACGGCCTGAAGCCGGTGCACCGCCGCGTCATCTACGCGATGTTCGACGGTGGCTACCGGCCGGACCGCGCGTTCTCGAAGTGCTCCCGCGTCGTCGGCGACGTCATGGGCCAGTTCCACCCGCACGGTGACACGGCGATCTACGACACGCTCGTCCGCCTGGTGCAGCCGTGGTCGCTCCGCTACCCGCTCGCGCTCGGCCAGGGCAACTTCGGCTCTCCGGGCAACGACGGTGCGGCCGCCCCGCGGTACACCGAGACCAAGATGGCGCCGCTCGCCATGGAGATGGTCCGGGACATCGACGAGGACACCGTCGACTTCCAGGACAACTACGACGGGCGCACGCAGGAGCCGTCGATCCTGCCGGCGCGCTTCCCGAACCTGCTCGTCAACGGTTCGGTGGGCATCGCGGTGGGCATGGCGACGAACATCCCGCCGCACAACCTGCGCGAGGTCGCCGAGGGCGCGAAGTGGGCGCTCGAGCACCCCGACGCGACGCGTGAGGAGCTCCTCGCCGCGCTCATGCAGCGGATCAAGGGTCCGGACTTCCCGACCGGTGCACAGATCCTCGGCACGAAGGGCATCCAGGACGCCTACCGCACCGGTCGTGGCTCGATCACGATGCGTGCGGTCGTCAACGTCGAGGAGATCCAGGGTCGCACCTGCCTGGTCGTCACGGAGCTGCCGTACCAGGTGAACCCGGACAACCTGGCGATCCGCATCGCCGAGGGCGTGAAGGACGGCAAGCTCGCCGGCATCGCGGACATCCGCGACGAGACCTCCGGCCGCACCGGTCAGCGCCTGGTCATCGTGCTCAAGCGCGACGCCGTGGCGAAGGTGGTCCTCAACAACCTGTACAAGCACACGCAGCTGCAGGAGAACTTCGGCGCGAACATGCTCGCGATCGTCGACGGCGTGCCCCGCACCCTGGCGCTCGACGGGTTCATCTCCGCCTGGGTCGACCACCAGATCGACGTCATCGTCCGCCGCACCCGGTTCCGCCTGCGCGAGGCCGAGAAGCGTGCGCACATCCTGCGCGGCTACCTGGCCGCACTCGACGCGCTCGACGAGGTCATCGCCCTCATCCGTCGCTCGCCCGACGTCGAGGAAGCCCGCACGGGCCTGATGGACCTGCTGTCCGTCGACGAGATCCAGGCGCGCGCCATCCTCGAGCTGCAGCTCCGTCGCCTGGCCGCCCTCGAGCGCCAGAAGATCCACGACGAGGCCGAGGAGCTCGAGCGCAAGATCGCTGACTTCCAGGACATCCTGGCGTCGGAGACCCGTCAGCGCACGATCATCGGCGACGAGCTCACCGAGATCGTCGACCGCTTCGGCGACGACCGTCGCACCGAGGTCATGCTCGGGTACGACGGCGACATGTCGATCGAGGACCTCATCCCCGAGGAGGAGATGGTCGTCACCATCACCCGCGGCGGCTACGTGAAGCGCACGCGCAGCGACAACTACCGCTCGCAGCACCGCGGCGGTCGTGGCGTCAAGGGCGCGCAGCTCCGTGCCGACGACATCGTCGAGCACTTCTTCGTGACGACGACGCACCACTGGCTGCTCTTCCTGACCGACCAGGGCCGGGTGTACCGCGCCAAGGCGTACGAGCTGCAGGAGGCGAGCCGCGACGCCAAGGGCCAGCACGTCGCCAACCTGCTCGCGATGCAGCCGGACGAGCAGATCCAGCAGGTGCTCGACATCCGTGACTACGAGGCCGCGCAGTACCTCGTGCTCGCGACCGAGCAGGGTCTCGTGAAGAAGACCGCGCTGACCGAGTACGACACGAACCGCACCGGCGGCATCATCGCGATCAACCTGCGCGAGGGCGACAAGCTCCGCCAGGCGCTGCTCGTCGACGAGACCGACGACCTGCTCCTCGTGTCGAAGCACGGCATGTCGCTCCGCTTCACCGCGACGAACGACACGCTGCGCCCGATGGGTCGGTCCACCTCCGGCGTGAAGGGCATGTCCTTCCGCGGCGACGACTCGCTGCTCGCGGCGCGCGTGGTGTCCGACGACGGCTACGTCTGGGTGATGACCGAGGGTGGCTACGCCAAGCGCACGTCGGTCGACCAGTACCGCGTGCAGGGCCGTGGTGGCCTCGGCATCAAGGTGGCCAAGCTCGCCGCCGACCGGGGCGACCTGGTGGGCGCGCTCATCGTCGGCGAGGACGACGAGGTGCTCGTCGTGCTGCAGTCGGGCAAGGTGGTAAGGTCTGCCGTGTCCGAGGTGCCCGCCAAGGGTCGCGACACGATGGGTGTGGTCTTCGCGAGGTTCGCGGAGAACGACCGGATCATCGCGGTGGCCCGGAACAGCGAGCGGAACCTGGACGACCAGGACGACGCCGAGCCTGAGATCGAGCCTGCGGGCCCGGTGGAGACGGTGAGCCCTGACGAAGCGGCGCCCGAACCCGCCGACCCCGCCGACACCGAGCCTGTCGAGGACGAGGCCGGAGAGGACCAGTCGAACAATGAGTAG
- a CDS encoding peptidylprolyl isomerase, which yields MSLHTAVATIHTNKGDIRVNLFGNHAPKTVKNFVDLATGKQEWTHPGTGKVSTDKLYDGVVFHRIIKDFMIQGGDPLGQGIGGPGYRFDDEIHPELTFQNPYILAMANAGIQGGRGTNGSQFFITTVATPWLQGKHTIFGEVADDESRAVVDAIEGVPTDGRDKPVDDVVIESIDVEDV from the coding sequence ATGTCTCTGCACACCGCTGTCGCAACGATCCACACGAACAAGGGCGACATCCGCGTCAACCTGTTCGGCAACCACGCTCCGAAGACCGTCAAGAACTTCGTCGACCTCGCGACCGGCAAGCAGGAGTGGACGCACCCCGGCACGGGCAAGGTCTCGACCGACAAGCTCTACGACGGCGTCGTCTTCCACCGCATCATCAAGGACTTCATGATCCAGGGCGGTGACCCCCTGGGCCAGGGCATCGGCGGCCCCGGCTACCGCTTCGACGACGAGATCCACCCGGAGCTCACCTTCCAGAACCCCTACATCCTGGCCATGGCGAACGCCGGCATCCAGGGCGGCCGTGGCACCAACGGCTCGCAGTTCTTCATCACGACGGTGGCGACCCCCTGGCTGCAGGGCAAGCACACCATCTTCGGCGAGGTCGCGGACGACGAGTCCCGCGCGGTCGTCGACGCGATCGAGGGCGTGCCGACCGACGGTCGCGACAAGCCCGTCGACGACGTCGTGATCGAGAGCATCGACGTCGAGGACGTCTGA